The window CGCCGACAGCCAGTTCCGCGGCGCCAACATCTCGCTGTCGCGCTAAACCGATACGAGTAGATTGACAATCGGCCCGGCGATCGCGCCGGGTCGATTTTTTATGTGCCCGGCACGAACGCCGTGACCTCGATCTCGACCTTGGCCCGGTCGTCCACGAGGCCGCCGATGTAGAGCAAGGTCGAGGGCGGAAAATTGCGCCCCAGCGTTTCCTTCCAGGCCGCGCCGATGCCGGCCCCCGCGGCCTCATATTCGCTGCGGCTGGTCAGGTACCAGGTCAGGCGGACGATATGCTCGGGGCTGGCGCCGGCCTCGCCCAGGAGCTTGATGATCCGCTTCAGCGCGGTCCCGACCTGCGCTGCCATCTCAGGCGCGTAATTGCCGGTCTCGTCGCCGCCGGTCTGCCCGGCCAGCACCACCCAGCGGCCCGGCCCCTCGACCGCGACGCCATGGGAAAAGCCGCGCGGTTTTTTCCACTCGGCCGGCTGCAAGATGTGCATGAGCGAAGATCTCCCGATTTTTCTCGTTGTTCAGTGATGCCTTAGCACGCCGCCATGCATCGCTGCACCGGCAGATTTGGCCGTTGCAAACGGCGACGATGTCGCCGATACCGGCCCTCCCTCAGAACCCTCGCCTCCCAAACCTGCGCCGATGAACACCACACCGTCCAAAACGATGGCTGCCCTGTGGATGGCGGGCTGGCTGTCGCTGATGCTGGTCATGGCGGTCGCCGGGCGCGAGACCACGCGCGAGCTGAATGTATTTCAGATCATGGAAGTGCGTTCGCTGATAGGCTTCCTGTTGCTTTCGCCGATCATCTATCGGGCCGGCGGCTTCAAGGTGCTCAGGACGTCGCGCCTGCCGCAGCACATCGGACGCAATTTGGTGCACTATGTTGCGCAGCTCGGCTGGTTCTTCGCGCTGACGCTGATCCCGATCGGACAGGTGGTGGCAATCGAGTTCACCATGCCGATCTGGACGGCGCTGCTCGCAGCGAGCCTCCTCTCCGAGCGCATGACGCCGTGGAAGATCGCCGCCATCGCGCTCGGCCTCTTCGGTGTGATCGTCATCGTCCGACCCGCCACCGGCGAGATCAATCCCGGTCAACTCATCGCACTCGGCGCCGCGATGGGCTTTGGCGTGTCCATGGTGCTCGTCAAATCGCTGACCCGCACCGAAAGTGCGCTATCGATCCTGTTCTGGATGCTGGTGGTGCAATCGGTCGCGGGCCTGATTCCGACGCTGTTCGTCTGGACGTGGCCCTCCGCTTATGTCTGGGCATGGGTCGGCGTGATCGGCGTCTGCGGCACGTTTTCGCACTACTGCCTCGCCAGCGCGATGCGCTATGCGGATGCGACCATCGTCGTTCCCATGGACTTTCTGCGGGTTCCATTGACCGCGACCGCTGGCTGGCTGCTGTATTCGGAGCGGCTTGACACCTGGACGGTGGTCGGCGCCGCGCTGATCCTGTTCGGCAATCTCCTGAATCTAAAGCCGGCTTCGCCGGTTCCCGCCCGCGCGCGCTGAACCTCGCGCCGCCTCGCGCGACAAAACCAAGTGGCCGTGTGATTTGGATCACGTTGGAAGGGTATTCCATCGTGCACATTCTGCCACACAGCAGCGGGTTGAACGCGACGAACTGCCGTTTTGGTGGCGCCGAGGCGGGCACTTCATGTAAGTTCGTTGCCAATTCGTTGCTGCCTGCAATTTCGATTCTGTTGGGGATTCCAGATGCGCACTCTCACCCTCCTCGCGTCGCTGATGTGCATGGCACTGTCGGTCAGTGCCGCGAAGGCCGACCGCCGTGTTGCTTTCGTCGTCGGCAACGGCACCTACAAGAACGTCGCACAATTGCCGAACCCGCCGATCGACGCCAAGGCGATGGCGGCAACGCTGCGCAATGTCGGCTTCGAGGTGATCGAAGGTTCGAACCTGTCGCGCGACCAGATGACGGAGAAGCTGCTGGACTTCGGCCGCAAGGCGCAGGGCTCCGATGTCGCAGTGTTCTATTATGCCGGTCACGGCATCGCGGTCGGCGGCTCCAATTATCTTCTGCCTGTCGACGCCGACATCAAGTCGGAGATGGACGTCAAGCTCGGTGCCGCCATCAACATCGATCTGACGCTCGAGCAGACCATGGGCGACGCCAAGGTCAAGCTGGTCTTCCT of the Bradyrhizobium sp. WSM1417 genome contains:
- a CDS encoding RidA family protein, which produces MHILQPAEWKKPRGFSHGVAVEGPGRWVVLAGQTGGDETGNYAPEMAAQVGTALKRIIKLLGEAGASPEHIVRLTWYLTSRSEYEAAGAGIGAAWKETLGRNFPPSTLLYIGGLVDDRAKVEIEVTAFVPGT
- a CDS encoding DMT family transporter, producing the protein MNTTPSKTMAALWMAGWLSLMLVMAVAGRETTRELNVFQIMEVRSLIGFLLLSPIIYRAGGFKVLRTSRLPQHIGRNLVHYVAQLGWFFALTLIPIGQVVAIEFTMPIWTALLAASLLSERMTPWKIAAIALGLFGVIVIVRPATGEINPGQLIALGAAMGFGVSMVLVKSLTRTESALSILFWMLVVQSVAGLIPTLFVWTWPSAYVWAWVGVIGVCGTFSHYCLASAMRYADATIVVPMDFLRVPLTATAGWLLYSERLDTWTVVGAALILFGNLLNLKPASPVPARAR